Proteins encoded by one window of Candidatus Odinarchaeum yellowstonii:
- a CDS encoding F420-dependent methylenetetrahydromethanopterin dehydrogenase: MVKIAVLKMGNIGVSPLFEFLFDERAERVNVKFRVFGSGSKMTGESLDESIRDLVNWPHDLTILITPNASLPHCMSVIEALRETGTPLIVLSDSPSLKVVEDLRSRNVGYIIITADPMIGARREFLDPTEMVIFNSDILKLLAGTGVMRFIVKIIDNVIEKLENGVAELPFIVIDSSFLLENPPFNNSYANAKALAAFKMAELVGKMNQEACFKIQEWARYTTLAAAAHEVLSAAAKLVDELRDMLKTSDTLLREPHDVNGRLLRKIKLLEKPE; this comes from the coding sequence ATGGTTAAAATAGCTGTTTTAAAAATGGGTAATATCGGAGTCTCACCGTTATTCGAGTTTTTATTCGATGAAAGAGCTGAACGGGTGAATGTTAAATTCAGAGTTTTCGGTTCAGGTTCTAAAATGACCGGTGAAAGTTTAGATGAGAGTATCAGAGATTTAGTTAATTGGCCGCATGATTTAACTATTCTGATAACTCCTAACGCTAGTTTACCTCACTGTATGAGCGTGATTGAAGCTCTACGAGAAACAGGCACACCTTTAATCGTGTTAAGCGACTCCCCTTCTTTAAAAGTAGTTGAAGATCTGAGAAGTAGGAATGTTGGTTATATTATTATCACAGCAGATCCGATGATAGGCGCCAGACGCGAGTTTTTGGATCCTACGGAGATGGTTATCTTCAACTCTGATATACTAAAACTTCTGGCTGGAACAGGTGTAATGAGATTTATTGTTAAAATAATCGATAATGTGATTGAGAAACTTGAGAATGGTGTAGCGGAGCTCCCTTTCATAGTAATAGACTCCTCATTTTTACTAGAGAACCCGCCTTTCAATAACAGTTATGCCAACGCTAAAGCTTTAGCGGCTTTTAAAATGGCTGAGTTGGTGGGTAAAATGAATCAGGAAGCATGCTTTAAAATTCAGGAATGGGCGCGGTACACTACTTTAGCAGCTGCAGCTCATGAAGTGTTATCAGCCGCAGCTAAACTAGTGGATGAATTAAGGGATATGTTGAAAACATCTGATACTCTTTTAAGAGAGCCTCATGACGTGAACGGCCGCCTCCTCCGTAAAATAAAACTTTTAGAGAAACCTGAATAA
- a CDS encoding dihydroneopterin aldolase family protein: MKIEDEAKKFFPSYVTDRDRALFEAGIKIGAIYHQFIGTPIPKERRNVRLLEEAIEESVKTQPWVKDVKIIIKPVEKNSRYGYDEISKFNFIVSLTIKYNNVEVEAGLQYNRELEYPLFYIKKIQTQ, encoded by the coding sequence ATGAAAATTGAGGATGAAGCTAAAAAATTCTTCCCATCATATGTAACTGATAGGGATAGGGCCCTATTCGAGGCAGGGATTAAAATAGGAGCAATCTATCATCAATTCATAGGTACACCTATACCTAAAGAGAGGAGAAATGTGAGATTACTTGAAGAGGCGATAGAGGAAAGCGTGAAAACACAGCCGTGGGTTAAAGATGTTAAAATTATTATAAAACCTGTTGAGAAGAATAGCAGGTATGGTTACGACGAAATTTCTAAATTCAACTTCATTGTTTCATTAACTATAAAATATAATAATGTAGAGGTTGAAGCTGGTTTACAATATAATCGAGAATTGGAGTACCCTTTATTTTATATAAAAAAAATTCAAACACAATAA
- a CDS encoding ECF transporter S component produces MEEKNSTYKIVLIALTASLYVVISILPGIPVAPGVEIQFEAGFAVVIGFLLGPYLGFITALLGSSIAWFILGSGVFSLPFIFNPAVNALFTGIIFHKKYKTALISVTIVYITLIILQLTSPPLWPPNVYWLETVAVLYDKILGLVLFYPACHALQKIKPIQSTNQVKYSFLIILLIALVGNILDNLLGTVVFSYPLIYNGIFGMSVETVRFYFLLYPYLYILIRLAQAVFAALIIIALSKTGVIQKTLSNN; encoded by the coding sequence ATGGAAGAAAAAAATTCCACCTATAAAATTGTATTAATAGCTTTAACCGCCTCACTATACGTTGTAATATCAATACTACCAGGTATACCTGTAGCTCCAGGTGTTGAAATCCAATTCGAAGCCGGATTCGCTGTGGTAATAGGGTTTTTACTAGGCCCCTACCTTGGTTTTATAACCGCGCTTTTAGGTTCATCGATTGCTTGGTTTATTTTAGGTTCAGGTGTATTCAGCTTACCGTTCATATTCAACCCGGCTGTAAACGCCCTCTTCACCGGGATAATCTTCCATAAAAAATATAAAACAGCGTTAATATCCGTCACCATAGTGTATATCACTCTGATAATATTGCAGTTAACTTCACCGCCATTATGGCCTCCAAACGTATACTGGCTTGAAACAGTAGCTGTTTTATATGATAAAATTCTCGGTTTAGTTCTATTTTATCCTGCATGCCACGCTCTACAAAAAATTAAACCCATTCAATCCACTAACCAGGTTAAGTATAGTTTTCTCATAATCTTATTAATCGCGCTTGTAGGTAACATCCTAGATAACCTTCTAGGAACAGTGGTATTCTCATATCCGTTAATTTATAATGGAATCTTCGGTATGTCAGTTGAAACAGTAAGATTCTACTTTTTACTCTACCCATATCTATATATTTTAATCCGTCTAGCCCAGGCAGTATTCGCTGCGCTGATTATAATCGCCCTAAGTAAAACAGGAGTAATCCAAAAAACTTTATCAAATAATTAG
- a CDS encoding LLM class flavin-dependent oxidoreductase, translated as MKNNISPDLSLGLTTGTPIEISLKLSKIASKNKYKTIWIGDDILNYEAFTYTSIIANQVKNIRIGLGVISPYVYPITTIASAAAALAELTFNNFNLGLGVGGPIEVERLTGLKPKHPVNRLQNTVTLLKKIFNKEKVSFEYEEEKLVEFKLPFIKYDIPIYLGVRGPKLLELAGKIADGVIFSAPISLLKDSLNIVKKAAVEAHRNPDDIKKILWNGFILSNNINDLKLAKSVVLTIINSMSDSLLTSLKVDVNLFNQIKKEFLKGNKTQAADYITDEMIREFCFFGELEELKQQFIKIKSMGVDEIIVGPPFSSNPFKAVKAMSPKKIWGK; from the coding sequence ATGAAAAATAATATAAGCCCCGATTTATCCTTAGGCTTGACTACTGGAACCCCAATAGAGATAAGTTTAAAACTCTCCAAAATCGCCTCTAAAAACAAGTATAAGACGATATGGATAGGCGACGACATATTAAACTATGAGGCATTCACATACACCTCTATAATCGCTAATCAAGTGAAAAATATTAGAATAGGATTAGGGGTTATAAGCCCTTACGTTTATCCGATTACAACCATCGCTTCAGCAGCAGCCGCCTTAGCTGAATTAACTTTTAATAATTTTAACCTAGGTCTTGGCGTAGGAGGCCCAATAGAAGTTGAAAGATTAACAGGGCTAAAACCTAAGCATCCAGTCAACCGCCTCCAGAATACAGTCACCCTTCTAAAAAAAATATTCAACAAGGAAAAAGTGAGTTTTGAATACGAAGAAGAAAAATTAGTGGAATTCAAACTCCCATTTATAAAATATGATATTCCCATTTACCTAGGCGTGCGCGGTCCGAAACTTCTCGAATTAGCTGGGAAAATCGCGGACGGCGTCATCTTCAGCGCCCCTATAAGTTTACTAAAAGACTCACTGAACATAGTGAAAAAAGCAGCTGTTGAAGCACACCGTAACCCTGATGATATTAAAAAAATATTATGGAATGGATTCATTCTATCAAATAACATCAACGACTTGAAACTAGCTAAATCCGTTGTTTTAACAATAATAAATAGCATGAGCGATTCACTGTTAACCAGTCTTAAAGTTGACGTTAACCTATTTAATCAAATTAAAAAAGAATTTCTTAAAGGAAATAAAACTCAGGCTGCAGATTATATCACAGATGAAATGATCCGCGAATTCTGTTTTTTCGGAGAACTTGAAGAGTTAAAACAGCAGTTTATTAAAATAAAAAGTATGGGAGTTGACGAAATTATAGTAGGGCCGCCATTCAGTTCAAATCCGTTTAAAGCTGTTAAAGCTATGAGTCCTAAAAAAATATGGGGAAAGTGA
- a CDS encoding LLM class flavin-dependent oxidoreductase — protein MRIGLNIDGLYEISTLIKKCRIIEKTGFDTIWLGEGPEHRHIYPVLATAASKTEKITIGTSILSVHMHKPFQLFQAFKLLKDVFGNRFIIGIGRGGEKHLASIGKNSFKTISLLEEYLRIYNNSKLNLPIYLGAIGFKTLIKLGDKFNGVIINSISPKIIKTIMEKTKLKNNNILAIGPAAYRPSKKTWNKFLMACAFIASELPDRIALEFEINTQIQEVRSYFFKHNIIELNRIAAFLIENFGIAGSIEDFEKRVSELEKIGVKEVIFSHPISEEARKFNEFTKKIDRLRI, from the coding sequence TTGAGAATCGGATTAAACATAGACGGTTTATATGAGATTAGTACATTAATTAAAAAATGTAGAATAATAGAGAAGACCGGCTTCGACACTATATGGTTAGGGGAGGGCCCTGAACATAGGCACATCTACCCTGTACTCGCCACAGCCGCGTCTAAAACTGAAAAAATAACTATAGGTACATCAATTCTATCCGTTCATATGCATAAACCGTTTCAACTTTTCCAAGCTTTCAAACTCTTAAAAGACGTGTTTGGAAACAGGTTTATAATAGGAATAGGCCGAGGAGGGGAAAAACACCTCGCAAGTATTGGTAAGAATAGTTTTAAAACGATTTCATTATTAGAAGAATATTTACGCATCTATAATAATTCCAAACTAAATTTGCCAATATACTTAGGCGCCATAGGTTTTAAAACCTTAATTAAACTTGGGGATAAATTCAACGGTGTAATAATCAATTCAATATCACCTAAAATTATTAAAACCATTATGGAGAAAACTAAGCTAAAAAATAATAACATTCTAGCCATAGGTCCAGCCGCTTACCGGCCGAGTAAAAAAACATGGAATAAATTTCTGATGGCATGCGCTTTCATAGCTTCAGAATTACCTGATCGAATAGCTTTAGAATTTGAGATAAATACTCAGATTCAAGAAGTTCGCAGCTATTTTTTTAAACACAATATTATTGAATTAAATCGCATAGCAGCTTTTTTAATAGAGAACTTTGGTATAGCCGGCTCGATAGAAGACTTTGAAAAAAGGGTTTCTGAACTAGAAAAAATAGGGGTTAAAGAAGTTATCTTCAGTCACCCTATAAGTGAGGAAGCTAGAAAATTTAATGAATTCACTAAAAAAATAGACCGACTAAGAATTTAA
- a CDS encoding C/D box methylation guide ribonucleoprotein complex aNOP56 subunit (functions along with aFIB and aL7a; guides 2'-O-methylation of ribose to specific sites in RNAs) — protein MKAYLTFTPVGFMAFDEANILVAFKKFELTPNIIANKMLDLENGRKIIEAEEIISELTSNNYSTLICDTEHLYNFIKKIVVDKKLKITLEKNNSITRFFKADYDNILISYGGFKNKEEITELLNRVCLEYTSEKIKISSARRDMLVIQAIEALDDLDKNLNLNSSRLREWFSLHFPELNELVTSHQTYSKIISELGVKEDFDIQKLVELGLPDKRAELVVNSIPKSVGADLTTNDINIIKLYGEMIVKEFETRTRLEEYIDQTMEEVAPNIKYLAGSTLGARLISLAGGLENLAKMPASKIQIIGAEKALFTYLKSGDKPPKHGIIFQHPLIHNAPKWQRGKIARALAGKLAIAARLDYYSPKINPELSETLEKRVAEIKKKYKTPPEKPRKIKPSHKNKIKFSKKLQKRKSKGNK, from the coding sequence TTGAAAGCGTATTTAACTTTCACACCCGTAGGCTTCATGGCATTCGATGAAGCTAATATCCTAGTCGCTTTTAAAAAATTTGAATTAACCCCTAATATAATAGCGAATAAAATGCTAGATTTAGAGAACGGTAGAAAAATAATTGAAGCCGAGGAGATTATATCCGAGTTAACGTCTAACAATTATTCTACATTAATATGCGACACAGAGCATTTATATAATTTCATTAAAAAAATAGTCGTTGACAAAAAATTGAAGATTACATTAGAAAAAAATAATAGTATAACCCGTTTCTTTAAAGCGGATTACGATAATATTCTTATAAGTTACGGTGGATTTAAAAACAAGGAAGAAATCACAGAGCTACTTAACCGTGTCTGTTTAGAATATACTAGCGAGAAGATTAAAATTTCATCGGCTAGACGGGACATGCTAGTCATCCAAGCTATAGAAGCATTAGACGATTTAGATAAAAATCTTAACTTAAATTCCTCAAGACTAAGAGAATGGTTTAGTCTACACTTCCCGGAGCTTAACGAACTGGTTACCAGCCACCAAACTTACAGTAAAATCATCAGCGAGCTAGGTGTTAAAGAAGATTTCGACATTCAAAAACTGGTAGAATTAGGTTTACCTGATAAAAGAGCAGAGCTGGTAGTGAACTCTATACCTAAAAGCGTAGGCGCGGATTTAACCACCAACGATATTAATATTATAAAACTCTACGGTGAGATGATAGTTAAAGAGTTTGAAACAAGAACTAGGCTAGAAGAATACATAGACCAAACCATGGAGGAAGTGGCGCCTAATATTAAATATTTAGCCGGCTCAACGCTCGGAGCTAGATTAATAAGCTTAGCAGGAGGCTTAGAGAACCTTGCTAAAATGCCAGCTAGCAAAATACAAATAATAGGTGCGGAGAAAGCGCTTTTTACATATCTAAAATCAGGCGATAAACCTCCGAAACATGGAATTATCTTCCAACACCCCCTTATCCATAACGCTCCAAAATGGCAGAGAGGAAAAATAGCAAGGGCATTAGCTGGGAAACTAGCGATCGCCGCTCGCTTAGACTATTACTCCCCTAAAATTAATCCTGAACTTTCAGAGACTTTAGAGAAGCGTGTAGCGGAAATTAAGAAAAAATATAAAACGCCGCCGGAGAAACCTAGAAAGATTAAACCCTCTCATAAAAATAAAATTAAATTTTCTAAAAAACTTCAAAAAAGGAAATCTAAGGGGAATAAATAG
- a CDS encoding fibrillarin-like rRNA/tRNA 2'-O-methyltransferase produces MVEISEFKDFQGVYQVMESGQRSLATVNLAPGKKVYDELLIKFKDEELRTWNPFRSKLAAALLNGLEELPIKEGDQILYLGAASGTTSSHISDIVGRKGRVYCVEFSPRAIRDLLTVCEYRKNMLPILADARFPDRYSPLCGLVDLIYCDIAQPDQSKILLDNAFTYLKPKGKIMMAIKARSIDVTKPPAEIFKNEIEFLEENGFIITQKIRLEPYTADHIFILGSLK; encoded by the coding sequence ATGGTTGAAATATCAGAGTTTAAGGATTTTCAAGGCGTCTACCAAGTAATGGAGAGCGGTCAAAGAAGCCTGGCGACTGTAAACTTAGCGCCTGGTAAAAAAGTATATGATGAATTATTAATAAAATTTAAAGATGAAGAGCTTAGAACGTGGAATCCTTTTAGAAGCAAGCTCGCAGCAGCTCTATTGAACGGTCTTGAAGAATTACCTATAAAAGAAGGAGATCAAATACTTTATTTAGGAGCAGCTTCAGGGACAACCAGCAGTCATATATCTGATATCGTGGGGAGAAAAGGGCGTGTATACTGCGTTGAATTCTCACCTAGAGCTATAAGAGACCTTCTAACCGTCTGCGAATATAGAAAGAATATGTTACCCATATTAGCTGACGCGCGCTTCCCTGATAGATACTCCCCGCTATGCGGTTTGGTTGATTTAATTTACTGTGATATAGCTCAGCCCGATCAATCAAAAATACTATTAGACAACGCGTTCACCTATCTTAAACCCAAAGGTAAAATCATGATGGCGATCAAAGCAAGATCAATCGATGTTACAAAACCTCCTGCAGAAATATTTAAAAATGAAATAGAATTCCTTGAGGAAAACGGTTTCATAATAACTCAAAAAATAAGATTAGAACCTTACACCGCAGATCATATCTTTATACTAGGATCTTTAAAATAA
- a CDS encoding NADP-dependent malic enzyme: MTLYKDSLKLHKTVKGKLELKPKVEVKNIQDLSLVYTPGVAAPCKLISKNPSKVYDLTFKANTIIIVSDGSRVLGLGNLGGLAVLPVLEGKALIFKLFADINAIPIALNVKDAGEIINTIIAISPAFSGVNLEDIERPKCFIIETELQKRLDIPVFHDDQHGTAIAVLAALLNSLKLVGKKISDIKIVILGAGAAGIAVAKYTHTAGCKNIIVCDSRGIIHSRRTDLDFSKKEILGITNRDDIEGGLEEALKDADVVIGLSTIPNLLKPAHIKLMSDSPIVFALTNPIPEITPVKAKKAGAKIVATGRSDLPNQINNSLVFPGIFRGALDIRATTINMEMKMAAVKALLKSVPEDTLSEDFIIPSMMNKNIVFRIAEEVAKAAIKSGVARIKKTPNYTHD, translated from the coding sequence ATGACACTCTACAAGGACTCTCTTAAGCTTCATAAAACCGTTAAAGGTAAATTAGAATTAAAACCAAAAGTTGAAGTTAAAAATATTCAAGACCTCTCCTTAGTTTACACTCCAGGCGTAGCGGCGCCGTGCAAGTTAATTTCTAAAAACCCTAGTAAAGTATACGATCTCACATTTAAAGCGAACACTATAATAATAGTCTCAGATGGTTCAAGGGTTTTAGGTTTAGGTAACCTCGGGGGGCTGGCTGTTCTACCAGTTTTAGAAGGTAAGGCCTTAATATTCAAATTATTCGCCGATATAAACGCTATCCCAATCGCCTTAAATGTTAAAGATGCTGGTGAAATAATAAACACTATAATAGCTATATCCCCAGCTTTCTCCGGAGTTAACTTAGAGGATATTGAAAGACCTAAATGTTTTATAATAGAAACTGAACTTCAAAAAAGACTAGATATTCCCGTATTCCACGACGACCAGCATGGAACCGCCATAGCGGTTTTAGCTGCGTTACTAAACAGTTTAAAATTAGTTGGTAAAAAAATTTCCGACATCAAAATTGTAATCCTAGGAGCTGGTGCCGCGGGTATAGCAGTGGCAAAATATACCCACACCGCAGGCTGTAAAAATATAATAGTATGCGATAGCAGGGGGATAATCCATAGTAGGAGAACAGACTTAGATTTTTCTAAAAAGGAAATCCTTGGAATAACTAATAGAGATGATATTGAAGGCGGGCTCGAAGAAGCCTTAAAAGACGCGGATGTAGTAATAGGTTTAAGTACTATTCCAAATTTGCTTAAACCAGCCCACATTAAGTTAATGAGTGATAGCCCGATAGTTTTCGCTTTAACTAATCCGATACCTGAAATAACACCTGTTAAAGCTAAGAAAGCAGGGGCTAAAATTGTAGCTACAGGCCGATCAGATTTACCGAACCAAATAAATAATTCACTGGTTTTCCCCGGGATATTCAGGGGAGCTCTCGACATTAGAGCTACCACAATAAATATGGAGATGAAAATGGCGGCGGTTAAAGCTCTATTAAAGAGTGTACCGGAAGACACGTTATCAGAAGATTTTATAATCCCTTCCATGATGAATAAAAACATCGTTTTTAGAATAGCAGAGGAGGTTGCTAAAGCCGCTATTAAAAGCGGCGTTGCCAGAATTAAAAAAACACCCAACTACACCCATGATTAA
- the tsaA gene encoding tRNA (N6-threonylcarbamoyladenosine(37)-N6)-methyltransferase TrmO: protein MENSKEVNIKLNLLKYIEKIEKTRIVFKPIGFVYFENAAQLNPEDIENTIVKIVIHPKLEQALYKIECYSHIIVLYYFHSLRKDKGRPLKVHIKGDPNLPEVGILASRAQNRPNPIGLKTVKLIDRKANILFVKGLDAFNGSPVIDIKPYIPKSDSISDALTLLDNIK, encoded by the coding sequence ATGGAGAATTCTAAAGAAGTTAACATAAAGCTTAATCTACTCAAATACATTGAAAAAATTGAAAAAACCCGCATAGTATTCAAACCAATAGGATTTGTTTATTTTGAGAACGCAGCTCAATTAAACCCGGAGGATATCGAAAATACAATAGTTAAAATCGTGATACACCCTAAACTCGAACAAGCCCTCTATAAAATAGAGTGTTACTCCCATATCATAGTATTATACTATTTTCACAGTCTTAGAAAAGATAAAGGTAGACCTTTAAAAGTTCATATAAAAGGCGATCCTAACCTCCCTGAAGTCGGTATACTAGCATCCAGAGCTCAAAACAGGCCTAACCCGATTGGATTAAAAACAGTTAAACTAATAGATAGGAAAGCGAATATCCTATTCGTTAAAGGTTTAGATGCTTTTAACGGCTCCCCTGTAATCGATATTAAACCGTATATCCCCAAATCAGATAGTATAAGCGATGCATTAACTTTATTAGATAACATAAAGTAG